The Croceibacterium sp. TMG7-5b_MA50 genome segment GGCGCCAACGTCATGCTCGCCGCGCGAGACGAAGATGCGCTGCGCAGCGTGGTCGCCGATATCCTGTCCATCGGCGGCGCTGCCGCCTGCACCGTCACCGATGTGGCGGTGCCCGCCGATGTCGAGCGTCTCGCCGCGGCGACCATTGCGCGGTTCGGCGGGTTCGATACCTGGATCAACAATGCGGGGTCGGGCGCCTATGGCGAACTCACCGCATTGTCCCTGGCCGATCACCGGCAGGTGTTCGAAACCAATTACTGGGGTGTCGTCCACGGATCGCTGGCGGCGATTGGGCACCTGAAGGATCGCCCAGGCGGCGGGGCGCTGATCAATGTCGGGTCCATCAACAGCGACATGCCCTCCCCGATCCTGGGCGCCTACAACGCGACCAAGCATGCCGTTAAGGGGTTCACCGATTCACTCAGGATCGAGGTGCTGGCCAAGGGTCAGCCGGTGGCGGTCACGCTGATCAAGCCGGCGGCGATCGGCACCCCATTTCCGCAGCATGGCCGCAACATCACCGGGCGACACGCCGCCCTGCCCCCGCCGCTCTACGCGCCGGACGTGGTCGCGCGCGCCATCCTGTATGCGGCCCAGCATAACCGGCGGTCGATGACCGTGGGCGGCATCGGCAAGCTGCAGGTGCTGGCCGCGCAGACCTTTCCCAACCTGTTCGACCGGCTGGCCATCCCGATGACCAGCGTGCTGGCCCGGTCGGGACAGCCGGAGCCGTTCGAGCCCGGCAACCTCTACGCCCCGCAAGGCCGGGATGGTGCCACGGAAGGGCAGCAACGCGGCCGCCGGCTCAGCACCTTCAGTGCGGCGCAGCGTCACCCGGCCGCGGCGCTGGCCCTGCTGGGTGGAATGGTTGCGGGCGGCGCCTGGCTGAGCCGGCGCCGCTGATTGCGGGGTCAGGCTGCCTTGCGCAGCTTGTCCAGCTTCTTGAGGGCCATGTTGCGCTTCAACCGGCTGAGATGGTCGATGAACAGGATGCCGTTCAGGTGATCCATCTCGTGCTGCATGCACGTCGCAAGCAGCCCGTCGAGCCATTGTTCGTGGCTGCCGCCGTCCAGGTCCTGCCAGCGGACGCGGCAGCGGGTGGGCCGCTCCACCTCGCCGTAGATCTCGGGGATGGAGAGGCAGCCTTCCTGGTAGGTCGCGGTCTCCTCGCTCGTCTCCACGATCTCCGGATTGATGAAGGTCAGCGGCGTCTTCTTGGTAGGGCGATGGTCATGGCCGCAGCCGTGATCGTCGCATTCGGCCGGGTCTGCGTCGGGGTCCGGCTCCTGCAGGTCGATCACCATTACCCGGACCGGCTCGCCAACCTGGATCGCCGCGAGGCCGATGCCGTGCGCATCGTACATCGTTTCGAACATGTCGGCGACGAGGGTGCGGAGCCCGTCATCGAACGCCTCCACAGGTTGGGAGACGAGCTTCAGCCGGGGATCCGGCACTTCCACGATTTCACGAATGGCCATGCCCGCAAGATAGTCGGATCGGCCGTTCTAATCAATCACGCGACCGGGCGCCGCGCCCGCAACGCCTGCGCCAGGGTCCCTTCGTCCAGATAGTCGAGCTCCCCGCCGACCGGCAGACCATGGGCAAGCTGGGTGATGCGGACGGGCAATCCTTCCAGCCGTTCCGCCAGGTAGTGCGCGGTGGTTTGCCCTTCCAGCGTGGCGTTCATCGCCAGCACCACCTCGTCGATCCCGCCGCCGGATACCCGTTCCAGCAGGCGACCGATGCTGAGATCCTCCGGGCGTACACCCTCCAGCGCGGATAGCCGGCCGCCCAGCACATGATACCGGCCGGTGAACAGATGCGCCCGGTCCAGCGCCCATAGATCGGCCACATCCTCCACCACGCAAAGCTGGCGCGTGTCGCGGCGCGGATCGGCGCAGATGGCGCAAGGGGTGACGGTATCGACATTGCCGCAGGTGGCGCATTCGACCAGGCTGCGGCGCATCACCTCCAGCGCGTCGGCCAGCTGGACCAGCGCGGTTTCGCGCCGTTTCACCAGCCACAGCACGGCCCGGCGGGCGGAGCGCGGGCCAAGGCCCGGCAGACGCGCCAGTGCGCCCGCCAGCGCCTCGATCTCTTGCGATGCCATCGACCCGCAGATAGGGCGCGCCACGGCATTAGCAAAGGGGCCGGGATGCGCACGATCTTCATGGGTACCCCCGACTTCGCCGTGCCCACCCTGGATGCGCTGGTGGAGGCGGGGCACGAGGTGGTCGCCGCCTATACCCAGCCGCCCCGCCCTGCCGGCCGGGGCAAGGCGCCGCGCCCATCCCCGGTGCAGTTGCGGGCGGAGGCGCTCGGCATCCCGGTCCGCTCCCCACGTACCCTGCGCGATGCCGATGCGCAGGCGGAGTTCGCGGCCCTGCATGCGGAGGTCGCGGTGGTGGTCGCCTATGGCCTGATCCTGCCGCGCCCGATCCTGGCCGCGCCGGCGCTCGGCTGCGTGAACGTCCATGGCAGCCTGCTGCCACGCTGGCGGGGGGCGGCGCCAATCCAGCGTGCGATCCTGGCCGGCGATCCGGTGACCGGCATCACCATCATGCGCATGGCGGAAGGGCTGGATACCGGGCCGATGCTGGCGACCGCGCGCGTGCCGGTGCAAGACAAGACCAGTGGCGAGCTGTTCGCCGAGCTGGCGGAGGTCGGCGCGCACCTGCTGGTCGACACCCTGGCCGACCATGCGCACTGGCGGGCGGAGGACCAGGACGAACGCGAGGCGACCTACGCCGCCAAGATCGACAAGGCGGAGGCGCGGATCGACTGGACCAAGACAGCCGAGCTGCTGGAGCGCGAAGTGCGCGCCTTCGCGCCCGCGCCGGGCGCATGGTTCGAGCTGGACGGCGACCGGATCAAGGTGCTGGCCGCACATGTGGTCGCCAGCAATGCCGCCCCGGGCACGGTGGTGGATGACGAGCTGACGATCGCCTGCGGGGAGGCATCGCTGCGCCCCGCGATCGTGCAGCGCGCCGGCCGGCCGGCGATGCCGGTAGCCGATTTCCTGCGCGGCCGGGCCGTGCCGTTCGGCACCATCTTGCGCTAGGGTTTGGCGTGACGCGCTTCGCCCTGACTCTGGAGTTCGATGGCGGTCCGTTCATGGGCCTGCAGCGGCAGGCGCATGGCCCCAGCGTGCAGCAGGCGGTGGAAGAGGCGGTGCTGCGGGTGACCGGCGAGGCGGCGTTGCTGCACAGCGCCGGGCGGACCGACAGCGGCGTCCACGCCCTTGCCATGCGCAGCCATGTGGACGTGGCAAAGGATATCGCCCCCTTCCGCCTGCAGGAGGCGCTGAATGCCGTGCTGCGGCCGCAGCCGGTGGCGGTGACCGCATGCTGCGTGAAACCGGACGACTGGCATGCGCGCTTCTCCTGCACCGGCCGGTCCTATCTTTATCGCATCGCCAATCGCCGGGCCCCGCTGACGCTGGAGCGCGGACACGCTTGGCAGATCCCGCGGCCGCTGGACGCCGGTGCCATGCATCGGGCGGCGCAGGCGCTGGTCGGCAGCCACGACTTCACCACCTTCCGATCGGTCCATTGCCAGGCGGCGAGCCCGCTGAAATCGCTCGACCGGCTGGATGTGCGGCGCGACGGGGATTGGGTGCTGGTGGAAGCGGCGGCGCGGTCGTTCCTGCACCATCAGGTGCGATCCATGGTGGGCACGCTGGCGCTGGTCGGCCTGGGCCAGTGGCAGGAGGCGCAGGTGGCCGAGGTGCTGGCCGCCCGCGACCGTACCCGGCTGGGGCTGAACGCCCCGGCGCAAGGGCTGTACTTCGTTAGCGCCAGCTACCCGGACGATGCTTGATCTAGGGGGTCGGCGCAGGCTCCGGCGCCTCATCGGCACTGACGCTGACGCCGTTGCCGTCCAGCCGGAGGTCGATCGAGGCGCCATCCACATCGCCGGAGATCACCGCCGCGCCATCCTCCAGCCGCAGCACCGGGGCGCCCTCCCCACCCAGCGGGAGATCGCCGATGGCGGGCAGGTCGAGCGGCTGGACCGGGCCACTGGGGTTCGGTGCAGGGGCATCGCGGCGGCGGACGGGCCCGCTCCGTTCCCCCAGGGCCTGCTGCATGAAGTCGCGCCAGATGCGGGCGGGCACGTTGCCGCCGCCGGTGCCGGCGGGAAGCGGGCTGTTATCGTCATTGCCGACCCACACGCCCACCACTAGGTCGCCCGAATAGCCGACGAACAGGGCGTCGCGGCTGTCCTGCGTGGTGCCGGTCTTGCCGAAGTTCGCGCCGCGCAGCATGGCCGCGCGGCCCGTCCCACGATTGACCGCCGTGCGGAGCATCTGTTCCATCGCGGCGTGTTCGTCCGAGCCGACGCTATCTTTGCCATCGAATAGCCAGGCCCACAGTCGCGCCAGCCAGCCACGCTCCTCCACCGGCAGGGCGCGGGGCTGCACCGGGAAGCTGTTGCCGGCGACCCCGGCATAGGCGGCAGTCAGCTCCATCAGCGTCATGGTGGAGGTGCCGAGCGCCAGCGAGGGATCACCTTCCGGCAGGGGAGACGTCACGCCCAGTTCGCGGGCGAGATCGATCACCTGTTCCGACCCGACCTCCCCCAGCAGGCGCACGGCGGCGACGTTGCTGGACCGGGCGAAGGCATCCTCCAGCGTGATGAACTGCGAATAGTTGTCCGCCGCGTTGCCCGGTCGGTAGCTGCCTTCGGTGATCGGCTCGTTGCTGATCGGGTCCTCCGGCTCCCACCCGTCCTCCAGCGCGGCGAGATACACGAACAGCTTGAAGGTGGAGCCGGGCTGGCGGCGCGCCTGGGTGGTGCGGTTGAACGGGCTGTCAGCGTAATCACGCCCGCCGATCATCGCCACCACCTCGCCACTGGTGCGCATCGCCACCAGCGCCACCTGCGCACGGCCGAGCGGCGCGCGTTCGACCGCGCGGCGGGCGGCGTTTTGCAGGCGGCTGTCCAGCGTGGTGACCAGCGTCTGCCGCGCATAGCCGCCCGTGGCGACACGCCGCGCCTGCGGCAACGCCCAATCGGCGAAGTAGGTGCCGGTCGGCAGCGTGCTGCCGTTGCGGACGTCCAGGCGGGGGGCACGCAACGCCTCGGCCTCGGCCGGGGTCAGGTACCCGGCGTCGACCATTGCGCCGACGACCGTCGCCATCCGCTCCCGCGCGAGGCGATAGTTCTTGGTCGGCGCGTAGCGGGACGGCGCCTGCAGCAGGCCCGCCAGCATCGCCGCCTGCGACGGTGTCAGGCGTTCGGGCTGGCGGTGGAAGTAATGCAGGCTCGCCGCCCGGAGGCCGTAAGCATTGTCGCCGAAATAGGCGTTGGACAGATACCGTTCGAGGATCTCGTCCTTGGTCAGCCAGGCCTCCAGCCAGAAGGCGATCAGCGCCTCCCGCCCCTTGCGTCCCAGGCTTTGTTCGGAGGTCAGGAAGGTGAACTTGGCAAGTTGCTGCGTGATGGTGCTGCCGCCCTGCGTGCGCCCGGTGGTTATGTTCCCCCACGCCGCGCGCGCGATGCCCCACGGATCGACGCCCCAGTGATTGTAGAACCGGCGATCCTCGATCGCGAGGAACGCTTCCACCACATGCGGCGGCAGGTCGGCGACGGTGACCGGCGCATCGACATTGGCGCCATTGCGGGCGATCGGCGTGCCGTCGGTTGCCAGCAGGGTGATCTGCGGGGGCACGATCGGCTGCAGGCTCTTGGACAGCGGCGCGGTTACCGCCAGCCATGCGATGACCAGGATCAGAAGCGCGAGCAGCGCCGCCAAGCCATGGCGGATCCACCAGCCGCGTGTCCGCTGCGGCGACAACGCTGGCGGAGCTTCGACCGGCGCGGCCGCGGATGGCCGTGGAGGTGCGCGCCAGTCATCCTCGTCATCGTCCAGGCCATAGAGCGGTGACCAGGGCGCATCCTCCCGGTCGCGCCACGGTTCCGGCGTTTCTTCCCGCCGCGCCGCCCTGCCCGTCAGCCGATCCCACAATGCCATGCCGGCTGTCTTAGCGGACTAATACAGCCGGCGTAAAGAGCCGAGCGATAGCGGCCTTAGCGGGTCGGCCGGGCAACCACGCTTTCGGGCAGTTCGGTGCCGAACACGCGTTGGTAGTATTCCGCCACCAGCATCTTTTCGGCGTCATCGCACTTGTTGAGGAAGCTGAGCCGGAAGGCGAGTGCCGGATCGTTGAAGATTTCCGTATTCTGCGCCCAGGTGATGACGGTGCGCGGGCTCATCACGGTAGAAATGTCCCCGCTCATGAACCCCTGCCGGCTGAGGTCGGCAACGCGAACCATGTCCGCCACCAGCTTGTCGGCCAGCTTCGTCTTGCCGCCGACGATCGCCCGCTCCGTCTCCGCAGGCAGGTAGTTCAGCCCGACGACGATGTTCCACCGGTCCATCTGACCTTGGTTGATTGCCTGGGTGCCATGGTACAGCCCGCTGGTGTCACCCAGGCCGACCGTGTTGGCGGTGGCGAACAGGCGGAAGCCGGCATGCGGCCGGATCACGCGGTTCTGGTCCAGCAGGGTCAGCTTGCCCTCCGCCTCCAGCACGCGCTGGATCACGAACATGACGTCGGGGCGCCCGGCATCATATTCGTCAAACACCAGCGCCACCGGGTGCTGCAGCGCCCAAGGCAGCAGCCCTTCGCGGAATTCCGTCACCTGCAGCCCGTCGCGCAGCACGATGGCATCGCGCCCGATCAGGTCGATACGGCTGATATGCGCGTCCAGGTTAATGCGGATCAGCGGCCAGTTCAGCCGGGCGGCGACCTGTTCGATGTGGGTCGACTTGCCCGTGCCGTGATAGCCCTGCACCATCACGCGGCGATTAAAGGCGAAGCCCGCCAGGATCGCCAGCGTAGTGTCCGCATCGAACACGTAGGTCGGGTCGGCGTCGGGCACCCGCTCGTCCGCCCGGCTGAAGGCCGGCACGGTCATGTCGGTGTCGATGCCGAACACCTCCCGCACGCTGACTTGGACATCGGGGGCCGGCAGCGCGGTGCCGGATTCAGGACTGGTCAACTGGTTCATCGGGCGCCTTGCCTAGACAAGGGTCTGTTGCGCTGCAACCGTGAATGGCTTGCCGGTCAGCCCATCTTGGGCGGCAACCCGAACAGCGCGGCGAACCGACAGGCAAGATCGCGATCGCCGCTGATTTGCACCCCCGCCGCCTCCGCCTCGGCAAGCGGTTGCTTGCCGTAGAACACGCGCAACAAGGGTAGCGGCGTGTCGGCGGCGAAGCCGATTGCGCCATCGCATATCGTTGTCGCACGCCGTACCGGCATGGCCCCGTCCGCCAGATCCGCCACGAAGTCCTCCCCACCAATGGAGAAGTCGGCCCGCACGTCGAGCGAGCGAGCTGCGACCGGGTCAAGCATGGTGCGCAGCGAAAGCATGAAGGCGACGGGCGTCATCGGCAGTTGCGG includes the following:
- the def gene encoding peptide deformylase; translation: MAIREIVEVPDPRLKLVSQPVEAFDDGLRTLVADMFETMYDAHGIGLAAIQVGEPVRVMVIDLQEPDPDADPAECDDHGCGHDHRPTKKTPLTFINPEIVETSEETATYQEGCLSIPEIYGEVERPTRCRVRWQDLDGGSHEQWLDGLLATCMQHEMDHLNGILFIDHLSRLKRNMALKKLDKLRKAA
- the recR gene encoding recombination mediator RecR; its protein translation is MASQEIEALAGALARLPGLGPRSARRAVLWLVKRRETALVQLADALEVMRRSLVECATCGNVDTVTPCAICADPRRDTRQLCVVEDVADLWALDRAHLFTGRYHVLGGRLSALEGVRPEDLSIGRLLERVSGGGIDEVVLAMNATLEGQTTAHYLAERLEGLPVRITQLAHGLPVGGELDYLDEGTLAQALRARRPVA
- the truA gene encoding tRNA pseudouridine(38-40) synthase TruA — translated: MTRFALTLEFDGGPFMGLQRQAHGPSVQQAVEEAVLRVTGEAALLHSAGRTDSGVHALAMRSHVDVAKDIAPFRLQEALNAVLRPQPVAVTACCVKPDDWHARFSCTGRSYLYRIANRRAPLTLERGHAWQIPRPLDAGAMHRAAQALVGSHDFTTFRSVHCQAASPLKSLDRLDVRRDGDWVLVEAAARSFLHHQVRSMVGTLALVGLGQWQEAQVAEVLAARDRTRLGLNAPAQGLYFVSASYPDDA
- a CDS encoding SDR family oxidoreductase, producing MSPRLKPLAEQTIVITGATSGHGLSTARMAAAAGANVMLAARDEDALRSVVADILSIGGAAACTVTDVAVPADVERLAAATIARFGGFDTWINNAGSGAYGELTALSLADHRQVFETNYWGVVHGSLAAIGHLKDRPGGGALINVGSINSDMPSPILGAYNATKHAVKGFTDSLRIEVLAKGQPVAVTLIKPAAIGTPFPQHGRNITGRHAALPPPLYAPDVVARAILYAAQHNRRSMTVGGIGKLQVLAAQTFPNLFDRLAIPMTSVLARSGQPEPFEPGNLYAPQGRDGATEGQQRGRRLSTFSAAQRHPAAALALLGGMVAGGAWLSRRR
- a CDS encoding transglycosylase domain-containing protein — its product is MALWDRLTGRAARREETPEPWRDREDAPWSPLYGLDDDEDDWRAPPRPSAAAPVEAPPALSPQRTRGWWIRHGLAALLALLILVIAWLAVTAPLSKSLQPIVPPQITLLATDGTPIARNGANVDAPVTVADLPPHVVEAFLAIEDRRFYNHWGVDPWGIARAAWGNITTGRTQGGSTITQQLAKFTFLTSEQSLGRKGREALIAFWLEAWLTKDEILERYLSNAYFGDNAYGLRAASLHYFHRQPERLTPSQAAMLAGLLQAPSRYAPTKNYRLARERMATVVGAMVDAGYLTPAEAEALRAPRLDVRNGSTLPTGTYFADWALPQARRVATGGYARQTLVTTLDSRLQNAARRAVERAPLGRAQVALVAMRTSGEVVAMIGGRDYADSPFNRTTQARRQPGSTFKLFVYLAALEDGWEPEDPISNEPITEGSYRPGNAADNYSQFITLEDAFARSSNVAAVRLLGEVGSEQVIDLARELGVTSPLPEGDPSLALGTSTMTLMELTAAYAGVAGNSFPVQPRALPVEERGWLARLWAWLFDGKDSVGSDEHAAMEQMLRTAVNRGTGRAAMLRGANFGKTGTTQDSRDALFVGYSGDLVVGVWVGNDDNSPLPAGTGGGNVPARIWRDFMQQALGERSGPVRRRDAPAPNPSGPVQPLDLPAIGDLPLGGEGAPVLRLEDGAAVISGDVDGASIDLRLDGNGVSVSADEAPEPAPTP
- the fmt gene encoding methionyl-tRNA formyltransferase — its product is MRTIFMGTPDFAVPTLDALVEAGHEVVAAYTQPPRPAGRGKAPRPSPVQLRAEALGIPVRSPRTLRDADAQAEFAALHAEVAVVVAYGLILPRPILAAPALGCVNVHGSLLPRWRGAAPIQRAILAGDPVTGITIMRMAEGLDTGPMLATARVPVQDKTSGELFAELAEVGAHLLVDTLADHAHWRAEDQDEREATYAAKIDKAEARIDWTKTAELLEREVRAFAPAPGAWFELDGDRIKVLAAHVVASNAAPGTVVDDELTIACGEASLRPAIVQRAGRPAMPVADFLRGRAVPFGTILR
- a CDS encoding AAA family ATPase; translated protein: MNQLTSPESGTALPAPDVQVSVREVFGIDTDMTVPAFSRADERVPDADPTYVFDADTTLAILAGFAFNRRVMVQGYHGTGKSTHIEQVAARLNWPLIRINLDAHISRIDLIGRDAIVLRDGLQVTEFREGLLPWALQHPVALVFDEYDAGRPDVMFVIQRVLEAEGKLTLLDQNRVIRPHAGFRLFATANTVGLGDTSGLYHGTQAINQGQMDRWNIVVGLNYLPAETERAIVGGKTKLADKLVADMVRVADLSRQGFMSGDISTVMSPRTVITWAQNTEIFNDPALAFRLSFLNKCDDAEKMLVAEYYQRVFGTELPESVVARPTR